Proteins encoded within one genomic window of Lacipirellulaceae bacterium:
- a CDS encoding peptidase: MKISNNAFSRRQFVKTSAAASLAALATPAIHTARAAEGGETIVGSGEHQYRVDHYWAQLPDEFTWQTTHNVAVDSQGLVYVIHEGHLGKKDHPSIFVFDAEGMYVRSFGSQFQGGGHGIETRKEADGEFLYICNYQQQRSIAKLTLEGEQIWRNGAPLESGFYAKGEDQFPRDAKDNPWGRNRFMPTNIAFHPGGDGFYVADGYGTFRIHYYNAAGNWVSTFGSPSNGKKGDSTFNLPHGIWIDDRGDEPTIVVADRANARLQWFNMLGEHLRTQGDFLLPANMDVHGEVLLVPDLVGRVTLLDKNNEVIAHLGEDSERILKDKKDTGGHNIRLDEKKWLDGKFVHPHDACFDADGNIYVAEWVKTGRVTKLTKMS, encoded by the coding sequence ATGAAGATATCCAACAATGCCTTTTCACGGCGTCAATTCGTTAAGACCTCAGCCGCAGCTTCACTAGCTGCTTTGGCGACACCGGCCATTCATACCGCTAGGGCAGCCGAGGGTGGCGAAACGATTGTTGGCTCGGGCGAGCATCAGTATCGCGTGGATCACTACTGGGCTCAGCTTCCCGACGAATTCACCTGGCAAACCACACACAACGTTGCGGTGGACAGTCAGGGGCTCGTTTATGTAATTCACGAAGGCCACCTTGGTAAGAAAGACCATCCGTCAATCTTTGTGTTCGACGCCGAAGGCATGTATGTGCGCTCGTTCGGTAGCCAGTTCCAAGGGGGCGGACACGGCATTGAGACTCGCAAGGAGGCCGATGGCGAGTTCCTCTATATCTGCAACTACCAACAACAACGCTCCATCGCAAAGCTAACGCTCGAAGGCGAACAGATTTGGCGCAACGGTGCTCCGCTAGAGAGCGGATTCTATGCCAAGGGCGAAGACCAGTTCCCCCGCGATGCCAAGGACAATCCCTGGGGCCGCAACCGCTTCATGCCTACCAACATCGCGTTTCATCCCGGTGGCGATGGGTTTTACGTAGCTGATGGCTACGGCACGTTTCGCATCCACTATTACAACGCCGCCGGGAATTGGGTTTCGACCTTTGGCAGCCCAAGCAATGGTAAGAAAGGTGACTCGACCTTTAATCTCCCACACGGCATCTGGATCGACGATCGCGGCGACGAACCAACCATTGTCGTGGCCGACCGTGCCAACGCCCGTTTGCAGTGGTTCAACATGCTGGGCGAACACCTCCGCACGCAAGGCGACTTCCTGCTGCCCGCCAATATGGATGTCCACGGCGAAGTCCTGCTGGTCCCCGATCTTGTCGGCCGCGTGACGTTGCTCGATAAAAACAACGAAGTGATTGCCCACCTCGGCGAAGATAGCGAGCGAATCCTCAAGGACAAGAAAGACACCGGCGGCCACAACATTCGCCTCGACGAGAAGAAGTGGCTCGACGGCAAATTCGTCCACCCTCACGACGCGTGTTTCGACGCCGACGGGAACATCTATGTCGCTGAATGGGTCAAGACTGGCCGCGTGACAAAGCTCACGAAGATGAGTTAG
- a CDS encoding FtsK/SpoIIIE domain-containing protein — protein sequence MKSPSTPNSTPDNSNGQVTAQANPAQMTNRRVLELMTALQQAANERAEAEANIQATYGTRIEKIEQLFQSSQSQVAEQHLKRRRELENEYGEAKREAAARFQSEKDQLLAQLKERLDELEAQHAKVQKAAEHEKSETQWQALSLYDGLKDQPEEQRVEKLNYIQAQSRQVEGLRRDAQSLISLRRLEKAAKQLTPQPSSTAENVPEPTAALTAAVGELRTQILQLQDQRIPSLFLEGWRGVAWFLPSAILAAIPAWSLSGGSWPLALMGTLGGGIALTLVLLAIFMPMGRRQSLSLYQSILNHLGIAGELESAAREAAETTCQQQQQAHLAARDKDLTESAEKCEAAILASQTSCNRLEEQLTKKVHDKIETLAAERQSALDAIEEKYPPLLETHVQNRIAAEQSLSEKRKKDLAAAETQRETTWNGMKSKWEASYATITCELARAKQDFDSILPNWQKTDYSSWSRPNTLPASLRFGKATLPMKSIRNAISEDERLRPEQTSLDLPALMTLADSPNLLVSASGKMRAKASELLQVLLLKFLTTAPAGKLRITAIDAAGLGESFGGLAHLSDYHDQLIGKQIWTDSKDIAGQLALLSDHIEKVLQQYLRNDFATIHEYNAHAGEVAEPYHVIAVANFPAGFTELTAKRLENLAAAGPRCGVHVLLSVDSELKLPHDFSLEKLRENAVKLVAREDQFAWDYPLFDRLPLKLDQLPSPDILNKILRIAGEESRIASKVEVPFSWIAPEEGELWNSNSGRSLEAPIGRAGARQLQSLSLGKGTSQHVLISGKTGSGKSTLLHAMITNLAMHYGPDQLEFYLVDFKKGVEFAAYSTGKLPHARVIAIESEREFGVSVLERLDVELRRRGELFRQHGVQDVAGLREAAPDELLPRTVLIIDEFQELFVADDRLAQDAALLLDRLVRQGRAFGIHVILGSQSLSGAYSLARSTLGQMAVRVALECSEADANLILSDENSAARLLSRPGEAIYNDQNGFVEGNHTFQVAWLPDAQRRDYLKQLAERQQKSSLTFDPAIVFEGNVPADPSHNEELKQSLAGFAACEENNLWLGSSVRIEPPLKISLKRQSGANLAIVGGDESMAFGMLSTAVLALAAKPGDKPVSLTILDGTRSESEQPDQWETLAPLFGERLQRMLPDAAATQIASLHELLFSRTNAAEASTPEERLASHFVVLHDLSQFRDLRLTEDDFSFSTGGANKPPSTDKMFRQLLKEGPAVGIHFLFWCESYNSLTRAVDRLTLREIDFRVAMQMSAADSTSLIDSPAAAQLGEHRALFYRDDLGTQTKFRPYGRPSEAWLAEAASLLKRSPQPAL from the coding sequence ATGAAAAGCCCTTCGACTCCTAACTCGACTCCTGACAACTCCAACGGTCAGGTCACAGCGCAGGCCAATCCAGCGCAAATGACCAACCGTCGGGTTCTGGAATTGATGACGGCTCTCCAGCAGGCGGCCAACGAGCGAGCAGAGGCGGAAGCCAACATTCAGGCGACTTACGGAACTCGCATTGAAAAGATCGAGCAGCTCTTTCAATCCTCTCAATCGCAAGTCGCCGAGCAACATCTCAAACGTCGACGGGAACTCGAGAACGAGTACGGCGAGGCAAAGCGTGAGGCCGCGGCCCGTTTTCAAAGCGAGAAGGACCAGCTCCTTGCGCAGCTCAAAGAACGGCTCGATGAACTAGAGGCTCAACACGCGAAGGTTCAGAAGGCCGCGGAACATGAGAAGAGCGAGACCCAATGGCAGGCTCTCTCACTCTATGATGGGTTGAAGGACCAACCTGAAGAGCAGCGTGTTGAAAAGCTCAACTACATCCAAGCCCAAAGCCGCCAAGTCGAAGGCTTGCGGCGTGATGCCCAATCGCTCATTTCATTGCGAAGGCTTGAGAAGGCCGCGAAGCAACTCACCCCGCAGCCAAGTAGCACTGCTGAGAATGTCCCCGAGCCCACGGCAGCGCTCACCGCTGCCGTAGGCGAGCTACGGACACAGATCCTCCAGTTGCAAGATCAGCGAATTCCTTCGCTCTTCCTAGAAGGGTGGCGAGGAGTAGCTTGGTTCTTACCCTCAGCAATCCTCGCTGCCATTCCTGCCTGGTCGCTCTCTGGGGGCTCCTGGCCACTCGCTCTGATGGGAACACTGGGCGGAGGAATCGCCCTGACGCTCGTCCTCCTGGCCATCTTCATGCCGATGGGGCGTCGCCAGTCGCTCAGCCTTTACCAATCGATTCTCAATCACCTAGGCATCGCCGGTGAACTGGAGTCCGCGGCACGCGAAGCCGCCGAAACCACTTGCCAGCAGCAACAGCAAGCCCATCTAGCAGCACGCGATAAAGACCTCACTGAGTCTGCCGAAAAATGCGAGGCGGCAATCCTGGCCAGCCAAACTTCTTGTAATCGACTCGAAGAACAACTCACCAAAAAGGTCCACGACAAGATCGAGACTCTCGCCGCCGAGCGACAGTCGGCCCTCGATGCGATCGAAGAGAAGTACCCCCCGCTGCTTGAGACACACGTCCAAAACCGAATCGCTGCCGAGCAATCGCTCAGCGAGAAGCGCAAAAAAGACCTGGCCGCTGCGGAAACGCAGCGTGAGACAACCTGGAACGGGATGAAATCGAAGTGGGAAGCCTCCTACGCAACCATCACCTGCGAACTTGCCAGGGCCAAGCAAGACTTTGACTCGATCTTGCCCAATTGGCAGAAGACAGATTACTCAAGCTGGAGTCGCCCGAACACGCTGCCAGCTTCTCTTCGCTTCGGCAAGGCGACTCTGCCGATGAAGTCGATTCGCAACGCCATCTCCGAGGACGAGCGTCTCCGTCCTGAGCAGACGAGTCTCGACTTACCAGCGCTCATGACGCTAGCCGATTCACCGAACTTGCTCGTCTCAGCCTCAGGGAAAATGCGTGCCAAGGCGAGTGAACTGTTGCAAGTTCTCCTCCTGAAATTCTTGACCACAGCCCCCGCCGGGAAGCTGCGGATCACGGCCATCGACGCTGCCGGGCTGGGTGAGAGTTTCGGCGGTTTGGCTCATCTGTCCGACTATCACGATCAGCTTATCGGCAAGCAGATATGGACTGACTCGAAGGATATCGCCGGCCAGTTGGCGCTTCTGTCCGATCATATTGAAAAGGTACTGCAACAGTATCTACGTAACGACTTCGCCACGATCCATGAGTACAACGCCCACGCTGGCGAAGTTGCTGAGCCGTATCACGTGATCGCCGTAGCTAACTTCCCCGCCGGTTTTACCGAACTCACGGCCAAACGTCTCGAAAACCTCGCTGCAGCGGGTCCCCGCTGCGGCGTGCATGTGTTGCTCAGTGTCGACAGCGAATTGAAGCTACCGCACGATTTTTCACTCGAAAAACTACGTGAGAATGCCGTGAAGCTTGTCGCTAGAGAAGATCAATTCGCGTGGGACTACCCCCTGTTCGATCGCCTACCGTTGAAGCTCGACCAGCTCCCTTCGCCCGACATTCTCAACAAGATCCTCCGCATTGCGGGAGAAGAATCCCGCATCGCTAGCAAAGTCGAAGTCCCGTTCTCTTGGATTGCCCCCGAAGAGGGAGAGCTTTGGAATAGCAATAGCGGTCGCAGCCTTGAGGCCCCGATCGGTCGCGCCGGAGCTCGCCAGTTACAAAGCCTTTCGCTTGGAAAGGGTACCTCTCAGCATGTGCTGATTTCAGGAAAGACCGGCTCTGGAAAGAGTACACTGCTGCACGCGATGATCACCAATCTGGCGATGCACTACGGTCCCGATCAGTTGGAGTTTTACCTCGTTGACTTTAAGAAAGGCGTCGAGTTTGCCGCTTACTCAACTGGCAAGTTGCCTCATGCCCGCGTCATCGCCATCGAAAGCGAACGCGAATTCGGCGTCAGTGTGCTGGAACGCCTAGACGTCGAACTCCGCCGTCGCGGTGAGCTGTTCCGCCAACATGGCGTGCAAGATGTTGCCGGATTACGTGAGGCTGCACCCGACGAATTGCTGCCACGCACCGTGCTGATCATCGATGAGTTCCAAGAACTGTTCGTCGCCGATGATCGGCTCGCTCAAGATGCGGCCCTCCTTCTTGATCGGCTCGTCCGCCAAGGTCGAGCGTTCGGCATCCACGTTATTCTCGGCTCGCAGTCGCTCTCGGGTGCTTACTCCCTGGCACGCAGCACACTGGGGCAAATGGCCGTTCGAGTCGCCTTGGAATGTAGCGAAGCGGACGCGAATCTGATTCTCAGCGACGAAAACAGCGCCGCCCGCCTGCTAAGCCGCCCCGGCGAGGCTATCTACAACGACCAAAATGGTTTCGTCGAAGGGAACCACACCTTCCAAGTCGCCTGGCTACCCGATGCCCAGCGACGTGATTATCTCAAACAACTCGCCGAGAGACAGCAGAAGTCGAGTCTCACTTTCGATCCGGCCATCGTCTTCGAAGGCAACGTCCCCGCCGATCCAAGCCACAATGAAGAACTCAAACAATCGCTTGCCGGTTTTGCCGCATGCGAGGAAAACAATCTTTGGCTCGGCTCATCAGTTCGCATCGAACCCCCGCTAAAGATTTCCCTCAAAAGACAAAGCGGTGCCAACTTGGCAATCGTCGGCGGCGACGAATCAATGGCCTTTGGCATGCTTTCAACGGCAGTTCTTGCTCTGGCAGCAAAGCCTGGCGACAAGCCCGTGAGCCTCACCATTCTGGACGGCACACGATCTGAATCAGAGCAACCTGACCAGTGGGAGACACTTGCACCGCTATTCGGCGAGAGGCTTCAACGCATGCTCCCTGACGCTGCCGCAACTCAGATCGCCAGCCTTCACGAACTGCTGTTCAGTCGGACCAATGCTGCCGAAGCCAGTACTCCTGAAGAACGGCTTGCTTCGCACTTCGTTGTCCTTCACGACCTCTCCCAGTTTCGCGACTTACGACTCACCGAGGACGACTTTAGCTTCTCAACCGGCGGTGCCAACAAGCCACCTTCAACAGACAAGATGTTCCGGCAGCTTCTCAAGGAAGGCCCCGCAGTAGGAATTCATTTCCTCTTCTGGTGCGAGTCTTACAACAGCCTCACCCGCGCTGTTGATCGGCTCACACTGCGCGAGATCGATTTCCGCGTCGCCATGCAGATGAGCGCGGCAGACTCCACGAGCCTGATCGACTCACCCGCTGCCGCTCAGTTGGGCGAACACCGTGCCCTCTTCTACCGCGACGATCTGGGCACGCAAACGAAGTTCCGCCCCTACGGCAGGCCCAGCGAAGCCTGGCTAGCCGAGGCAGCAAGCCTGCTGAAGCGCTCACCGCAGCCTGCCCTCTAA
- a CDS encoding WXG100 family type VII secretion target produces MSQAIVDPAELRRFAHQLRQFNAELEERLSTLGNQLHVLSATWRDQEQKKFTEEFEQILRLLGRSIEATNEYTPFLLRKAERIEEYLQQK; encoded by the coding sequence ATGTCGCAAGCGATTGTCGACCCAGCGGAGTTGCGCCGCTTTGCGCACCAGCTTCGTCAATTCAATGCCGAACTCGAAGAGCGTCTCTCGACGCTCGGCAACCAGCTTCACGTCCTCAGCGCGACTTGGCGAGATCAGGAACAGAAAAAGTTCACTGAGGAGTTCGAGCAAATCCTCCGTCTGCTAGGGCGCTCGATCGAAGCCACGAACGAGTACACGCCCTTTCTCCTACGCAAGGCGGAACGCATCGAAGAGTATCTCCAGCAAAAGTAG
- a CDS encoding aldo/keto reductase yields the protein MKQVYLKPIDRTASCLGFGCAGLDGRIGLRRSAKLIETALDLGINYFDVAPSYGTAEEALGHVLGNSKEVIVTTKVGPPRKPYNARKAWIRSIAKPILDRTRGLKILIRNSISKPAGAKTRPRYDFSKAGIESTVESSLKFLKRDTIDILLAHEPHPDDLVPEVAERFESLLENGAIKAFGTGIGAVDDCWAPFGTVWQSAWPAEQIDSYQENVTYLFHRVLRNSRQSLDGRTEVPAADLIRNAHLQRPDSVLLVSASTPDRLKELADAVA from the coding sequence ATGAAGCAGGTTTACCTCAAGCCGATTGATCGCACTGCTTCCTGCTTAGGATTCGGTTGCGCGGGACTCGACGGCCGAATTGGGCTGCGACGGTCTGCCAAGCTGATCGAAACGGCACTGGATCTTGGCATCAACTATTTCGACGTGGCCCCTTCGTACGGAACCGCTGAAGAAGCCTTGGGACACGTCCTCGGTAATTCGAAAGAAGTCATCGTGACGACGAAAGTCGGTCCGCCTCGTAAACCCTACAACGCCCGGAAGGCTTGGATTCGCTCGATCGCTAAACCGATCTTGGATCGGACGCGCGGACTGAAGATACTGATCCGCAACAGTATCTCGAAACCTGCGGGTGCGAAAACGCGTCCCCGCTACGACTTCTCAAAAGCTGGCATTGAGAGCACCGTAGAAAGTAGCCTAAAATTTCTCAAGCGTGATACGATCGACATCCTGCTCGCTCACGAGCCCCATCCCGACGACCTCGTGCCGGAGGTCGCAGAGCGGTTTGAAAGCCTCTTGGAAAATGGTGCGATCAAAGCGTTCGGCACAGGGATCGGAGCGGTCGACGATTGCTGGGCCCCGTTTGGTACCGTGTGGCAATCTGCTTGGCCCGCCGAGCAGATCGACAGCTATCAGGAGAACGTCACCTATTTGTTTCACCGAGTGCTTCGCAACTCTCGGCAATCCTTAGACGGTCGCACCGAAGTCCCTGCCGCAGACCTGATCCGAAATGCCCACTTACAACGGCCCGATTCTGTACTGCTAGTCTCAGCCTCAACGCCAGACAGGCTGAAAGAACTGGCCGACGCAGTCGCTTGA
- a CDS encoding glycosyltransferase family A protein — protein sequence MSVIIPVYNHSDFLKLCLDALSKQTLPRDQFEVIVIDNGSDDPPEQLVASYDFTRYSTESKPGSFAARNHGLTLAKGDYIAFTDSDCLPAPDWLEKATAELASSDRTDVVAGRIDVVAYDPKSPKSVELFDIAIRLNQESRVAKSNGVVTANMVTRGELFEQVGDFDDSLMSGADAEWSQRAAAQGYSVRYLDDAVVSHPTRTTLKEVLTQTRRRAGGRFDMRANTKGRGLASKVADAATKILPRWKGLGQARQRLSKRGYGFIAWLRVVGVMQIVHYAALIEIVRRMCGNEAERR from the coding sequence GTGTCGGTAATCATCCCCGTCTATAACCACAGCGACTTTCTGAAGCTGTGCCTTGACGCGTTGAGCAAGCAAACGCTTCCGCGCGATCAGTTCGAAGTGATCGTGATCGACAACGGTTCCGACGACCCGCCAGAGCAATTGGTCGCCAGCTACGACTTCACACGTTATTCCACTGAGTCGAAGCCCGGGTCGTTCGCAGCGCGCAATCATGGTCTAACTCTGGCGAAGGGAGACTATATCGCCTTCACCGACTCCGACTGCTTACCTGCGCCTGACTGGCTTGAGAAGGCAACTGCCGAGTTAGCTTCTTCAGATCGAACCGACGTTGTCGCAGGTCGCATTGACGTCGTTGCCTACGACCCGAAATCTCCCAAATCCGTCGAGCTGTTCGACATTGCGATTCGCCTCAATCAGGAATCGAGGGTCGCCAAATCCAACGGGGTGGTCACGGCCAACATGGTCACGCGTGGAGAACTGTTCGAGCAAGTTGGCGATTTCGATGATTCGCTGATGAGCGGCGCCGACGCTGAGTGGTCCCAGCGCGCGGCGGCTCAAGGCTACTCAGTCAGGTATCTTGATGACGCCGTGGTCAGCCACCCGACGCGGACGACATTGAAAGAAGTGCTGACGCAAACCCGCAGGAGAGCCGGTGGTCGCTTCGACATGCGGGCGAACACCAAAGGACGGGGACTGGCATCGAAAGTGGCCGATGCTGCCACAAAAATCCTACCTCGCTGGAAAGGCCTTGGCCAGGCTCGCCAACGCCTCTCGAAACGAGGCTACGGGTTCATCGCCTGGCTACGTGTCGTCGGCGTGATGCAAATTGTTCATTACGCAGCTCTCATCGAAATCGTCCGACGAATGTGCGGCAACGAGGCCGAGAGGCGTTGA
- a CDS encoding aminotransferase class I/II-fold pyridoxal phosphate-dependent enzyme: protein MNQDQLPGSFFGPSTLVELLEHRATHQGDDIGFRFLVDGEKESIEWTYADVDKKARAIAASLQSMGLEGERALLLYPSGLDFVAAFFGCLYAGVTAVPAYPPRRNRNMARIQAIANDAQAAIALTTHDVLERVQTMITDTPVLQQMRWRATDQWEIELADTWQRPDVHGDTLAFLQYTSGSTGVPKGVMLTHSNLMHNSAMIAYAFEHSRSGSGVFWLPLYHDMGLIGGILQPLYMGRPNMLFSPTHFLQRPLRWLQIMTQTGSTISGGPNFAYDLCVEKVTSEQKKQLDLSRWSLAFNGAEPVRAETMKRFSEAFAECGFRKEAFYPCYGLAEATLIVAGGYKQTEPVVRSFEIAALEEHKAVPTETAGENSRALVGSGGNLLDQNIVIADPESREFLGENRVGEIWVSGPSVAQGYWKREEISKETFQARLSDGRGPFLRTGDLGFLSDGELFVTGRLKDLIILRGVNHYPQDIELTVDQAHKHLKPGAGAAFAVGDEGEERLVVVQETNRRRDMDVAAIFEAIRKEVANKHELAVSSIVLLKTGSIPKTSSGKIQRHACEAGYEAGTLAALAMWSAEEGIHEIAASVRRTSEDESLLDSDGMEAAADILEDESSEEEARSHVEETKPVQRRPLTAEPPASVASAVNGAAAKPQPPLRQENRATREHAISAQQEEIAEKVYEQVRLIAKERAQELEWDTNIVEMGLDSLERMEIVAALEDAFGGRFPDHVLPNMETCGEVVEAIEEHLGGKLADRSQKTSVQEIPEENYQFAKSLEYRRLQENKKLVEKTGRKPFFTVHEGVTNDKTQIDGHEYINFCSYNYLGMSGDPYVTKAARDAVQKYGTSVSASRLVSGQKPLHGQLERGIADFIGAEDAIVFVGGHSTNESVIGHLFGPGDLILHDALSHNSIMQGAILSGARRRPFPHNDWEACGRILREIRGEYQRVLIVVEGVYSMDGDYPDLPKFVDIKKDQKAYLMVDEAHSMGTMGLRGRGMAEHYDLNPKDVDIWMGTLSKSFGSCGGYIAGQSELIDYLKYTAPGFVYSVGLSPSNAAAALASLELLQEEPERVTKLAENSRLFLELSQAAGLNTGTSNNTPVVPIITGNSADALALSSQLFDRGINVQPILYPAVEESAARLRFFITSDHTEAQIRSTVRAVAEELDKIDSSYRNGCPLPAAEPIEKAAQEPATLPPR, encoded by the coding sequence GTGAATCAGGATCAACTACCCGGCTCGTTCTTCGGACCCTCGACGCTCGTTGAGCTTCTTGAGCACCGCGCCACGCATCAAGGCGATGACATTGGGTTTCGCTTTCTCGTCGATGGCGAGAAAGAGTCCATCGAATGGACTTACGCCGATGTCGACAAAAAGGCACGCGCTATTGCCGCCTCGCTCCAATCGATGGGGCTCGAAGGCGAACGCGCGCTGCTGCTTTATCCGTCGGGACTTGATTTTGTCGCCGCCTTTTTCGGCTGTCTCTACGCAGGGGTGACCGCCGTTCCTGCCTATCCGCCGCGGCGTAATCGCAACATGGCGCGCATTCAAGCGATCGCCAACGACGCCCAAGCTGCCATCGCGCTGACCACACACGACGTGCTGGAACGCGTCCAGACGATGATCACCGACACGCCGGTCTTACAACAGATGCGCTGGCGTGCGACCGATCAATGGGAAATCGAACTGGCAGACACTTGGCAGCGTCCCGACGTCCACGGCGATACGCTCGCCTTTTTGCAGTATACCTCGGGCTCAACGGGAGTCCCCAAGGGTGTCATGCTCACGCACTCGAACCTGATGCACAACTCGGCAATGATCGCCTACGCCTTCGAGCATTCCCGCTCAGGCAGTGGCGTGTTCTGGTTGCCGTTGTATCACGACATGGGCCTCATCGGTGGCATCCTCCAGCCGCTTTACATGGGCCGTCCGAACATGCTGTTCTCGCCTACGCACTTCCTGCAACGACCGTTGCGTTGGTTGCAGATCATGACGCAAACCGGTTCGACCATCAGCGGTGGACCGAACTTCGCCTACGATCTGTGCGTTGAGAAAGTCACCTCCGAGCAAAAGAAACAACTCGATCTCAGTCGCTGGTCGCTTGCCTTCAATGGTGCTGAACCAGTCCGTGCTGAAACCATGAAGCGCTTCAGCGAAGCCTTCGCCGAATGCGGTTTCCGCAAAGAGGCATTCTACCCCTGCTACGGACTTGCCGAAGCGACGCTGATCGTAGCCGGCGGCTACAAGCAGACCGAGCCAGTCGTCCGCAGTTTCGAGATCGCCGCCCTCGAAGAGCACAAGGCCGTTCCCACGGAAACTGCGGGTGAGAATTCACGCGCCCTCGTCGGCAGCGGTGGAAATCTCCTCGACCAGAACATCGTCATCGCGGACCCTGAGTCCCGCGAATTCCTCGGCGAAAACCGCGTCGGCGAAATCTGGGTCTCCGGCCCAAGTGTCGCGCAGGGGTATTGGAAGCGCGAGGAAATCTCGAAAGAAACTTTCCAAGCTCGCCTGAGCGACGGTCGCGGTCCGTTTCTCCGCACAGGCGACCTCGGTTTTCTCTCCGACGGCGAACTATTCGTCACTGGTCGCCTGAAAGACCTCATCATTCTTCGCGGAGTAAACCACTATCCGCAGGACATCGAACTGACCGTCGACCAAGCGCACAAGCATCTCAAGCCTGGCGCCGGGGCTGCATTTGCCGTAGGTGATGAAGGCGAAGAGCGCCTCGTCGTCGTCCAAGAGACCAACCGCCGCCGCGATATGGACGTGGCCGCGATCTTCGAGGCCATCCGCAAGGAAGTCGCCAACAAACATGAGCTGGCTGTTTCCTCGATCGTGTTGCTGAAAACCGGCAGCATCCCCAAGACTTCTAGCGGTAAGATCCAACGCCACGCCTGCGAGGCAGGTTATGAAGCAGGCACGCTTGCCGCGCTGGCAATGTGGTCCGCCGAGGAAGGTATCCACGAAATCGCCGCTTCAGTCCGTCGCACCAGCGAAGATGAATCGCTACTCGATTCCGACGGAATGGAAGCCGCCGCCGATATTTTGGAGGACGAGTCGTCAGAGGAAGAAGCAAGATCGCACGTCGAAGAAACGAAACCCGTTCAACGGCGTCCACTCACCGCGGAGCCACCCGCGTCCGTTGCTTCTGCCGTGAATGGTGCTGCGGCGAAACCACAGCCGCCATTAAGACAAGAGAATCGAGCGACCCGCGAACACGCAATCTCTGCTCAGCAGGAAGAAATCGCTGAAAAGGTCTACGAACAAGTTCGCCTGATCGCCAAAGAACGTGCTCAAGAGCTTGAGTGGGACACGAACATTGTCGAGATGGGTCTCGACTCGCTGGAACGCATGGAAATCGTCGCCGCCCTAGAAGACGCCTTCGGCGGGCGGTTCCCAGACCATGTTCTTCCCAACATGGAAACCTGCGGCGAAGTTGTCGAAGCAATCGAGGAGCACCTCGGTGGTAAACTGGCGGATCGATCGCAGAAAACGTCGGTTCAAGAAATCCCTGAAGAAAACTACCAATTCGCCAAGTCGCTAGAATACCGTCGGCTCCAAGAGAACAAGAAGCTGGTCGAGAAGACGGGACGCAAACCGTTCTTCACGGTCCACGAGGGCGTCACCAACGACAAGACACAGATCGACGGGCACGAGTACATCAATTTCTGTAGCTACAATTACCTGGGCATGTCGGGAGATCCGTATGTCACCAAGGCGGCACGCGATGCCGTGCAGAAGTACGGCACGAGCGTCTCTGCTAGCCGGCTAGTCTCCGGGCAGAAGCCTTTGCACGGGCAGCTTGAGCGCGGCATTGCCGACTTCATCGGCGCTGAAGATGCCATCGTGTTCGTCGGCGGGCACTCGACGAACGAATCGGTGATTGGCCACCTGTTTGGCCCCGGCGACCTCATTCTGCACGACGCACTCTCGCACAATAGCATCATGCAGGGGGCGATTCTTTCCGGCGCTCGCCGTCGGCCTTTCCCACATAACGACTGGGAAGCCTGCGGACGCATCCTGCGCGAAATCCGCGGCGAGTACCAACGCGTCCTAATCGTCGTTGAAGGCGTTTACAGCATGGATGGCGACTACCCCGACCTGCCGAAATTCGTCGACATCAAGAAAGATCAGAAGGCCTACTTGATGGTCGACGAGGCTCACTCGATGGGCACGATGGGCCTCCGGGGGCGCGGGATGGCAGAACACTACGACCTGAACCCCAAAGACGTTGACATCTGGATGGGGACGCTCAGCAAGTCGTTCGGCAGTTGCGGCGGTTACATTGCCGGACAGTCAGAGCTCATCGATTACTTGAAATACACTGCTCCCGGTTTTGTCTACAGCGTTGGCCTCTCGCCCTCGAACGCAGCCGCGGCACTCGCTTCGTTGGAATTGCTTCAAGAGGAACCCGAGCGAGTCACCAAGCTCGCCGAAAACTCACGACTGTTCCTCGAACTGTCCCAAGCTGCTGGCCTGAACACCGGCACGAGCAACAACACCCCCGTGGTACCGATCATCACGGGGAACTCCGCAGACGCCCTGGCACTTTCGAGTCAACTGTTCGATCGCGGCATCAACGTGCAGCCAATTCTTTATCCAGCGGTTGAAGAAAGCGCTGCTCGTTTGCGATTCTTTATCACGAGCGATCACACCGAAGCGCAGATCCGCTCGACCGTCCGAGCGGTTGCCGAAGAGCTCGATAAAATCGATTCTTCCTATCGCAACGGTTGCCCGCTGCCAGCGGCAGAACCGATCGAAAAAGCCGCCCAAGAGCCGGCGACGTTGCCACCGCGATAG